A single region of the Bacillus cereus genome encodes:
- a CDS encoding peptide ABC transporter substrate-binding protein has translation MKKKVVPVVASVLGASLLLTACGGNKDNASGAKANDKAPDKQAINLSFASEIPTMDVAKATDTESMNVMRNVFEGLYAMGEDNKPIPGVAESVDVSPDKTKYTFHLRDSKWSNGTPVTAKDFVFAWQRAVNPDTAAEYAFLFFDVQNAKQINQKQLPVDQLGIKALDDKTLEVQLDRPVPYFLSLTTFSTFLPINEDYLKSQGDKYGLETNHLIYNGAFTLDNWKHEQSFQLKKNPNYWDAKTVKLEEINFNVVKDKSTEVNLYDSGQIDRVALTAEFVDKYKGDPNFKERAEVGIQFLRLNQKNAVLKNQHARLAINGAMNKKAYVETILNNGAIPAEGMVPAKFAKSPDGNDFRKENGNLVKDDVKTAKENWKKAKQELGTDKVTIELLTSDNALAKKTGEYLKGELEKNLDGLTVNLKPQPRKQQLKLLLSGDYEIGIDGWGPDFADPITFLDLFTTDSAYNFDKYSNKEYDELIHKVKTDLAGDEKARFEAMKQAEKILLQDGAVAPLYQQGRSYLQRSFIKGLVTTDFGGEFNYKWTEVAK, from the coding sequence ATGAAGAAAAAAGTTGTACCTGTTGTTGCATCTGTTTTAGGGGCAAGTCTACTACTAACTGCTTGTGGGGGAAATAAAGATAATGCAAGCGGAGCGAAAGCGAACGATAAAGCACCTGATAAACAGGCAATTAACTTATCATTCGCTTCAGAAATTCCAACAATGGATGTTGCAAAAGCAACGGATACGGAATCCATGAACGTAATGCGAAATGTTTTTGAAGGTTTATATGCAATGGGAGAAGATAATAAACCGATTCCTGGTGTTGCTGAGTCGGTTGACGTTAGTCCCGATAAAACAAAATATACATTCCACCTGCGCGATTCAAAATGGTCAAATGGTACTCCTGTTACAGCAAAGGACTTTGTCTTCGCTTGGCAACGTGCCGTAAACCCTGATACAGCAGCTGAATATGCATTCTTATTCTTCGATGTACAGAATGCAAAACAAATAAACCAAAAACAATTACCAGTTGATCAATTAGGCATCAAAGCTCTTGATGACAAAACTTTAGAAGTACAACTAGATCGCCCTGTTCCCTACTTCTTAAGCTTAACGACATTTTCAACATTCTTACCAATTAATGAAGACTATTTAAAATCTCAAGGTGACAAATACGGTTTAGAAACAAATCATTTAATTTACAATGGTGCTTTCACATTAGATAACTGGAAACACGAACAAAGCTTTCAATTGAAGAAGAACCCTAACTATTGGGATGCTAAAACTGTAAAATTAGAAGAAATCAACTTCAATGTCGTTAAAGATAAGTCTACAGAAGTTAACTTATATGATTCAGGACAAATTGACCGTGTTGCTTTAACTGCGGAGTTTGTTGATAAATATAAGGGCGATCCAAACTTCAAGGAACGCGCTGAAGTCGGCATTCAATTCTTACGACTAAATCAGAAAAATGCAGTATTAAAAAATCAACATGCACGCCTTGCTATTAACGGAGCAATGAATAAAAAAGCGTACGTAGAAACAATTTTAAATAACGGTGCTATTCCAGCTGAAGGAATGGTTCCTGCGAAATTCGCAAAAAGTCCAGACGGTAATGACTTCCGTAAAGAGAATGGAAATCTAGTCAAAGATGATGTGAAAACAGCGAAAGAAAACTGGAAAAAGGCGAAGCAAGAACTTGGTACTGACAAAGTAACAATTGAACTATTAACAAGTGATAATGCTTTAGCTAAAAAGACTGGTGAATATTTAAAAGGTGAATTAGAAAAAAATCTAGATGGATTAACAGTGAATTTAAAACCACAACCACGTAAACAACAGTTGAAACTACTATTAAGTGGTGATTATGAAATCGGAATTGATGGCTGGGGCCCTGACTTCGCTGACCCAATTACATTCTTAGACTTATTTACAACAGATAGTGCTTATAACTTCGATAAATACTCTAATAAAGAGTACGATGAGCTAATTCATAAAGTGAAAACCGATTTAGCTGGCGATGAAAAAGCTCGCTTTGAAGCAATGAAGCAAGCTGAAAAAATCTTATTACAAGATGGTGCTGTCGCTCCTTTATACCAACAAGGTCGTTCTTACTTACAACGTTCTTTCATTAAAGGACTTGTAACAACTGACTTCGGCGGTGAGTTTAACTACAAGTGGACAGAAGTTGCAAAATAA
- a CDS encoding YhgE/Pip domain-containing protein, with translation MDTLKQFLKRPGTYVGMVVALSFQLIFFCVWLTAYDGVNERADQMRIAIVNEDGNIGSKIAEGLQRNLPFQVKVERSVEKANKEMNDHVYDMIIEIPASFSKNINETGKSNLNFHINQANAMMAKQMMEGAAKQIRDNVNKEITSYKKQAIVGKLQAVGSENVEVIKGLTEDSIGFTVHKVNDAKGFSANMVPLMMVLASFVGAMIMSMELSKVAKEIKNDWSNFVSRQIINGTVSILLACITIGLMKGFQIEMHETVWSILMFQAIVFFAFLSLTQMFITVFGNAGMIFNIISLSLQLVSSGVIVPHAMLSKTYQTIGELFPATYAANGYYTIIFGGVSLEGNIISLLLIILVTQLVTGITIGIKGMAKGRGSIVREV, from the coding sequence ATGGATACATTAAAACAGTTTTTAAAGCGACCAGGTACGTATGTAGGAATGGTAGTAGCGCTATCGTTCCAACTTATTTTCTTTTGTGTTTGGTTAACGGCGTATGATGGAGTGAATGAAAGAGCAGATCAAATGCGTATCGCTATTGTGAATGAGGATGGAAATATAGGTAGTAAAATAGCAGAAGGCTTACAGAGAAATTTACCATTTCAGGTGAAAGTAGAACGGTCTGTGGAAAAAGCAAACAAAGAAATGAATGACCATGTGTACGATATGATTATTGAAATTCCTGCTTCTTTTTCAAAGAATATAAATGAAACAGGAAAATCAAATTTAAACTTCCACATTAATCAAGCGAATGCCATGATGGCAAAGCAAATGATGGAAGGAGCTGCAAAACAAATTCGAGACAATGTAAATAAAGAGATAACAAGTTATAAGAAACAAGCGATTGTTGGGAAATTACAAGCTGTAGGGTCTGAGAATGTAGAAGTGATAAAAGGTTTAACAGAAGATTCAATTGGTTTTACAGTTCATAAAGTAAATGATGCAAAAGGATTTTCGGCTAATATGGTACCACTAATGATGGTATTAGCTTCATTTGTAGGAGCAATGATCATGAGTATGGAACTATCAAAAGTTGCAAAGGAAATAAAGAACGATTGGAGTAATTTCGTATCAAGACAAATCATTAACGGTACAGTATCAATTTTACTTGCATGTATTACAATTGGCTTGATGAAAGGATTCCAAATTGAAATGCATGAAACAGTATGGAGTATATTGATGTTTCAAGCAATAGTCTTCTTCGCATTTCTTTCATTAACACAAATGTTCATAACTGTTTTCGGAAATGCAGGTATGATTTTTAATATTATCTCGCTATCGTTACAACTTGTAAGTTCAGGTGTAATCGTACCACATGCAATGCTTTCTAAAACATATCAAACGATCGGTGAATTATTTCCCGCAACATATGCAGCGAATGGTTATTATACAATAATATTTGGCGGAGTTAGTTTAGAGGGGAATATTATTTCATTATTACTTATTATACTAGTTACACAATTGGTAACAGGAATCACTATAGGTATAAAAGGAATGGCAAAGGGAAGAGGTTCTATAGTTAGAGAAGTATAA
- a CDS encoding aldo/keto reductase, with product MNLTSLKDYTTLHNGVKMPWFGLGVFKVEDGSEVIESVKAAIKNGYRSIDTAAIYQNEEGVGQAIRESGVAREELFITSKVWNSDQGYETTLQAFETTLEKLGLDYLDLYLVHWPVKGKYTESWKALEKLYKDGRVRAIGVSNFHIHHLQDVFEIAEIKPMVNQVEYHPRLAQEELHTFCKEHNIQLEAWSPLMQGQLLDNPTLQDIATKYNKSTAQVILRWDLQNEVVTIPKSIKEHRIIENANIFDFELSADDMKAIQALNEDHRVGPDPDNFNF from the coding sequence ATGAATTTAACAAGTTTAAAAGACTATACAACATTACATAACGGCGTAAAAATGCCTTGGTTCGGTTTAGGTGTTTTTAAAGTAGAAGATGGTTCAGAAGTAATTGAATCTGTAAAAGCAGCAATTAAAAATGGCTACCGTAGTATCGATACTGCAGCAATTTATCAAAACGAAGAAGGCGTTGGACAAGCGATCCGTGAATCAGGTGTTGCACGTGAAGAATTATTTATCACATCAAAAGTATGGAATAGCGATCAAGGATATGAAACAACACTTCAAGCATTTGAAACTACATTAGAGAAATTAGGTCTAGATTATTTAGATTTATATTTAGTACATTGGCCTGTAAAAGGGAAATATACTGAATCATGGAAAGCATTAGAAAAGCTTTATAAAGATGGCCGTGTTCGCGCTATTGGTGTGAGCAATTTCCACATTCATCACTTACAAGACGTATTTGAAATTGCTGAAATTAAGCCAATGGTCAATCAAGTGGAATACCACCCACGTTTAGCACAAGAAGAGTTACACACTTTCTGTAAAGAACATAATATCCAGCTTGAAGCTTGGTCACCATTAATGCAAGGACAGCTACTGGATAACCCAACATTACAAGACATTGCGACAAAATATAATAAATCGACTGCACAAGTTATTTTACGCTGGGATCTACAAAACGAAGTTGTAACAATCCCTAAATCTATTAAAGAACATCGCATTATTGAAAATGCAAATATATTCGATTTTGAATTAAGTGCTGATGACATGAAAGCAATTCAAGCTCTAAATGAAGATCATCGCGTTGGTCCAGATCCGGATAACTTTAACTTCTAA
- a CDS encoding peptide ABC transporter substrate-binding protein, with the protein MKKKFVPGIASVVGVSILLTGCGSYKNEASGANAKDEAPSKQVLNLSSPTEIRTMDTARATDTDSGQVMRNVFEGLYNLGEGNKPVPGVAKSHEVNGDKTKYTFHLRDSKWSNGTPVTAKDFVFAWQRAVDPATASEYAFLFFDIKNATKINNKELPADQLGVKAIDDHTFEVELERPVPYFISLTAFPTFLPINEEFFKSQGDKYALEDNKILYNGAFTLSDWKHEQSFKFKKNPTYWDKDNVKLEEINFNVVKEKSTEVNLFESKQLDRIKLTSDFVDKYKKDTNFKERPNVGVQFLRMNQQNKVLQNVSARQAIDQTIDRKSFVNTLLNDGSTPTFSLVPKNFAKGPDGKDFRTANGDLTKVDTTSAQELWKKAKKELGSEKITLELLTSDGDLEKKTGEFLKGQLEKNLDGLTVNIKPQPRKQQVSLLLKGDYEIGIDGWSPDFADPITFLELFTTNNPYNLDHYSNKEFDDTIEKVKTTLAGDEKARWEALLASEKILFKDSVIAPLYQKGESYLERSYVKGIVQVDFAGQLNFKWAKIEK; encoded by the coding sequence ATGAAAAAGAAGTTTGTACCCGGTATTGCATCAGTTGTAGGAGTAAGTATTTTATTAACTGGTTGCGGCAGTTATAAAAACGAAGCAAGCGGAGCAAATGCAAAAGACGAGGCACCTAGTAAACAGGTTTTAAACTTATCTTCACCTACTGAAATACGAACAATGGATACAGCTCGTGCTACAGATACTGATTCTGGTCAAGTAATGAGAAACGTATTTGAAGGTTTGTATAATCTTGGTGAAGGTAACAAACCTGTCCCTGGCGTTGCAAAATCTCATGAAGTAAATGGCGATAAAACGAAATACACATTCCATTTACGAGATTCAAAATGGTCAAACGGCACTCCTGTTACAGCGAAAGATTTTGTCTTCGCTTGGCAAAGAGCTGTCGATCCAGCAACAGCCTCTGAATATGCATTTCTATTCTTTGATATTAAAAATGCAACAAAAATTAACAACAAAGAACTTCCAGCCGATCAACTTGGTGTAAAAGCAATTGATGACCATACGTTTGAGGTAGAATTAGAACGCCCTGTTCCGTACTTTATTAGCTTAACAGCGTTCCCAACATTTCTACCAATTAACGAGGAATTCTTTAAATCACAAGGTGATAAGTACGCTTTAGAAGATAACAAAATCTTGTACAACGGAGCTTTTACACTAAGCGATTGGAAGCATGAACAAAGCTTTAAATTTAAGAAAAACCCTACCTATTGGGATAAAGATAATGTCAAACTCGAAGAAATCAATTTCAACGTTGTGAAAGAGAAATCAACAGAAGTAAATTTATTCGAATCCAAACAATTAGACCGTATAAAACTAACATCTGATTTCGTTGATAAATATAAAAAGGATACTAACTTCAAAGAACGTCCGAATGTAGGGGTACAGTTTTTACGTATGAATCAACAAAACAAAGTACTTCAAAACGTTTCTGCACGCCAAGCAATCGATCAAACAATTGATCGAAAATCCTTTGTAAATACGTTATTAAATGATGGCTCTACACCAACCTTTAGTCTCGTGCCGAAAAACTTTGCAAAAGGGCCTGATGGAAAAGACTTCCGTACTGCAAACGGCGATTTAACAAAAGTTGATACAACATCTGCACAAGAATTATGGAAGAAAGCAAAAAAAGAACTTGGTTCTGAAAAGATAACATTAGAATTATTAACAAGTGATGGTGACCTTGAGAAGAAAACTGGTGAGTTCCTAAAAGGGCAACTAGAAAAGAATTTAGATGGCTTAACAGTAAATATAAAACCGCAACCACGTAAACAACAAGTTTCACTCTTATTAAAAGGTGACTACGAGATTGGAATTGACGGTTGGAGCCCTGACTTTGCTGATCCAATTACATTCCTTGAACTATTTACGACGAATAACCCTTACAACTTAGATCATTACTCTAATAAAGAGTTTGATGACACAATTGAAAAAGTTAAAACTACCTTGGCTGGTGATGAAAAAGCTCGCTGGGAAGCGTTACTAGCATCAGAAAAAATCTTATTTAAGGACTCTGTTATCGCTCCTCTTTACCAAAAAGGAGAATCTTATCTAGAGCGTTCTTATGTAAAAGGAATTGTACAAGTAGACTTTGCAGGTCAATTAAACTTCAAATGGGCAAAAATTGAAAAATAA